One segment of Panicum virgatum strain AP13 chromosome 1K, P.virgatum_v5, whole genome shotgun sequence DNA contains the following:
- the LOC120640838 gene encoding SUPPRESSOR OF GAMMA RESPONSE 1-like: protein MTGPSWLIDYKRMASKIKNASAPTHHTTHTWKSNPTKECPKCNYIIDNSDVVDEWPGLPKGVKFDPSDQELLWHLLAKIGKVGVKPHPFIDEFIPTIDSNEGLCCTHPQKLPGVKQDGSVSHFFHRTFKAYTTGTKKRRKINTDELGEVRWNKTGKTKAVVIGGTHLGCKKIMVMYASNVKGGKQEKTNWVMHQYHVGTGEDEKDSEFVVSKLFYQQQPKAGEKISEDMGDHMEPVYAVVDLADCPPLMDLSSLPLEEDNSNQEAVQKSEHNFDQANSHCEVKAKEDINHPASEKAEDEDRHPSQDPNWWEGESQFMLNSQQLAECMSICDEFLQSQNSSGSGDEPGKSRPCLAEYAQLPADDLKKDLEECQKLDVSNDTNLELECTPEFRLSQLDCYATTWIEGKI from the exons ATGACGGG GCCTTCATGGTTGATTGACTACAAAAGAATggcttcaaaaataaaaaatgcttcTGCACCTACACACCATACCACACATACCTGGAAGAGCAACCCGACTAAGGAATGCCCAAAATGCAACTACATTATCGACAACAGTGAT GTTGTTGATGAGTGGCCTGGTTTGCCAAAAGGCGTGAAATTTGATCCATCAGACCAGGAATTGCTGTGGCATTTGCTAGCGAAAATTGGGAAAGTGGGTGTCAAACCTCATCCATTTATCGATGAATTTATTCCCACTATTGATTCAAATGAAGGCTTATGCTGTACTCATCCGCAGAAACTCCCAG GAGTTAAGCAGGATGGAAGTGTATCACACTTCTTCCACAGAACATTTAAGGCCTACACCACTGGGACTAAGAAGCGTCGGAAGATAAATACCGACGAGCTTGGTGAGGTTCGTTGGAACAAGACTGGCAAGACGAAAGCAGTAGTAATAGGTGGAACACACCTTGGTTGCAAGAAAATAATGGTTATGTATGCGAGCAATGTAAAGGGTGGGAAGCAAGAAAAGACTAATTGGGTGATGCACCAATACCACGTTGGCACTGGGGAAGATGAGAAGGACAGTGAATTTGTTGTCTCTAAATTATTCTATCAGCAGCAACCTAAGGCCGGGGAGAAGATTTCAGAGGACATGGGTGATCATATGGAACCTGTATATGCTGTAGTAGATTTGGCTGATTGTCCTCCATTGATGGACTTATCGTCTTTGCCCTTGGAAGAGGACAATAGTAATCAAGAAGCTGTTCAGAAGTCTGAACATAACTTTGATCAG GCAAATAGTCATTGTGAAGTAAAGGCCAAAGAAGACATTAACCATCCTGCATCTGAAAAGGCTGAAGATGAAGATAGACACCCTTCACAGGATCCAAATTGGTGGGAGGGCGAATCCCAGTTTATGTTGAACTCTCAGCAACTGGCAGAATGCATGTCAATTTGTGATGAGTTCCTTCAGAGTCAGAATTCATCTGGCAGTGGAGATGAGCCTGGTAAGAGCAGACCTTGCCTTGCTGAATATGCCCAGCTGCCTGCAGATGACTTGAAAAAAGATCTTGAAGAATGCCAGAAGCTGGACGTCTCAAATGACACAAACCTAGAACTTGAATGCACTCCTGAGTTTCGACTTAGCCAACTG GATTGCTATGCTACAACGTGGATTGAAGGGAAAATCTAG
- the LOC120656150 gene encoding basic blue protein-like, with protein MMARGRGGASGAGALAAAALLVIGLLVMATSAPLAEAAESYMVGDYGGWKFNVDRWAKGRTFRAGDQLVFNYNRAVHDVAVVNAAAYRSCVVPRGARVLRSGRDKVRLGRGTHYFVCTVRGHCQAGMNVDKLSAAWDEEPELCS; from the exons ATGATGGCTCGGGGAAGAGGCGGtgcgagcggcgccggcgccctcgccgccgcggcgctcctGGTCATCGGCCTCCTCGTGATGGCGACgagcgcgccgctcgccgaggCGGCGGAGTCGTACATGGTCGGCGACTACGGCGGCTGGAAGTTCAACGTCGACCGGTGGGCCAAGGGCAGGACCTTCCGCGCCGGCGACCAGCTCG TGTTCAACTACAACCGGGCGGTGCACGACGTGGCGGTGGTGAACGCGGCGGCGTACCGGAGCTGCGTGGTGCCCAGGGGCGCCAGGGTGCTGCGGAGCGGGCGCGACAAGGTGCGGCTCGGCAGGGGCACGCACTACTTCGTCTGCACCGTGCGGGGCCACTGCCAGGCCGGCATgaa TGTTGATAAGCTCTCTGCAGCATGGGATGAGGAGCCTGAGCTGtgctcatag